One part of the Lotus japonicus ecotype B-129 chromosome 2, LjGifu_v1.2 genome encodes these proteins:
- the LOC130736126 gene encoding protein MAINTENANCE OF MERISTEMS-like: protein MVEVPRHESPGEESSGESSSGDESSGDESSGDESSDEESSGEEGSYDEDSIPPPDVDADVVPEAQGGEEDLIQRLPPFPGGPVDLSLLTHYADHKAPWTWHALLRTDERYVDRRHLRVATAGGKVWNLACDGDSDSHRRVRELIEQTGLHQLPWCSYSETDAGLILALVERWHEETSSFHMPFGEMTITLDDVSALLHLPMGSRFYTPGRGERDECAALCAELMGGSVARYHAEFDKNRSQTIRFGVLQTLYDAALEEHRYEDAARIWLVNQLGATLFASKSGGYHTTVYWIGMLQDLGRVSEYAWGAIALATLYDQLDRASRRGTAQMGGFSSLLLGWAYEYLSDRVIIRRADPEYSQAQPRARRWVTSRVGHAGLDERRVMLDELTMDDIIWTPFEDHRAHRPRDQRAMYSGYIRTPFGRVVRRHLPERVLRQFGYIQDVPRHPSEIQTTGSLAETAAYADFVPHLRPQGIPATHSGEATVVRRVVDLLEQSLEVPDALAVGTHARSLTERALDLIRSSAFIGTQGVAFAAVRGAGAAGGRGHGGRARGGRARGGRARGEDSYNEK, encoded by the exons ATGGTTGAGGTACCTCGCCATGAGTCACcaggcgaggagtcatcaggcgagtcgTCATCCGGCGATGAGTCATCCGGTGATGAGTCATCCGGCGATGAGTCATCCGACGAGGAGTCATCCGGCGAGGAGGGGTCATatgacgaggatagtattcctcctcctgatgttgatgctgatgtcgtgccagaggcacagggtggcgaggaggacctgatccagaggttgccgccgtttccgggggggcctgttgatctgtcgcttctcacgcattatgctgatcacaaggctccctggacgtggcatgcactcctacgcacagacgagcggtatgtggaccgtcgacacttgagggtggccacagctggggggaaggtttggaaccttgcttgtgatggtgattcagacagtcacaggagggttcgagagttgattgagcagacgggtcttcatcagctaccctggTGCAGCTACTCGGAGACAGATGCAGGCCtcattttggcccttgtggagcgatggcatgaggagactagtagcttccacatgccgtttggggagatgaccatcaccctggacgacgtgtcggctcttctccatctccccatggggtcgaggttctatacgcctgggaggggggagagggacgagtgtgcagcgctatgtgctgagttgatgggaggatctgttgctcgttatcatgctgagtttgataagaacaggagccagactattcgctttggggtcttgcagacccTGTATGATGCTGCGTTGGagg agcaccgatatgaggacgctgcacggatttggctggtgaaccagctaggcgcgacgctctttgctagcaagagcggtGGATACCACACGACCGTCTACTGGATAGGTATGTTGCAGGATCTCGGTCGAGTGtccgagtacgcgtggggcgcgattgcgctcgctacgttgtacgaccagcttgatcgagcgtccaggagggggacggcccagatgggaggtttcAGCTCACTCTTGCTAGGATGGGcctacgagtacctttctgatcgcgtcattatccggagggcggatccggagtactcgcaggcccagcctagggcgcggcggtgggttacgtcccgggtcgggcatgcaggcctcgatgagaggcgagtcatgctcgatgagctgacgatggatgacattatatggaccccatttgaggaccatcgggctcatcgaccacgggatcagagggccatgtattctggctacatccggacgccatttggccgtgttgttcgacgacatctaccagagagggttctgcgccagtttggctacatccaggatgtccctcgacacccctccgagatccagacgactgggtcccttgctgagaccgcagcCTATGCTGATTTTGTGCCGCACCtgcgccctcaggggatccctGCTACTCATTcgggagaggct acgGTTGTGCGTCGGGTcgtggacttgttggagcagtcactggaGGTGCCAGATGCTCTTGCAGTTGGCACGCATGcccgatccctcactgagagggcgctggatcttattagatccagcGCATTCATCGGTACCCAGGGagtagcctttgctgctgtccgaggagctGGAGCTGCAGGAGGCAGAGGTCATGGAGGTagagcgcgtggaggcagagcccgtggaggcagagcccgtggagagg actcttataatgaaaaataa
- the LOC130736127 gene encoding uncharacterized protein LOC130736127: MAQLAQVMAQQAATVAAQTAAQTQREAEENTRRAEEDTRRAQRAERELAQDQIRMRTNFNRHGPPRFQGEVEPEKADLWIQEMGNIFEALHTPDAEKVNLATFMLKGDAEYWWRSAKQLMTANHVAISCESFKRAFMEKYIPETIREDMENKFLSLRQGTMTRRTRRFDGQRQAGRFDKSKAPPRKSYQRPVDKVPFAGRGGAAIPKEDVVCFKCNQKGHYANECGKEIVCWKCQKPGHVERNCPNAAKAEPVLNIARGRRPSAPGRVFAVSGEHAAPYPWYVYYRWKLLNGLI; this comes from the exons ATGGCACAACTGGCTCAGGTGATGGCCCAGCAGGCTGCCACTGTTGCTGCTCAGACCGCAGCACAGACACAGCGGGAAGCTGAAGAGAATACCAGGAGGGCTGAAGAGGACACCAGGAGGGCACAAAGAGCTGAGAGGGAACTGGCACAGGACCAGATCCGTATGAGGACTAACTTCAACCGCCATGGACCACCCAGGTTTCAAGGCGAGGTTGAACCTGAGAAAGCTGATCTATGGATACAGGAAATGGGGAATATCTTTGAGGCTCTTCACACTCCGGATGCGGAGAAGGTGAACTTGGCTACCTTTATGCTGAAAGGtgacgctgagtactggtggaggagcGCCAAGCAGTTGATGACTGCTAACCATGTGGCTATTTCTTGTGAGTCTTTCAAAAGGGCTTTCATGGAGAAGTACATCCCGGAGACTATCAGGGAAGACATGGAAAATAAATTCCTTAGCTTGAGACAAGGAACGATGACA AGACGGACCAGAAGGTTTGATGGACAGAGGCAAGCTGGGAGGTTTGACAAGAGCAAGGCACCGCCGAGGAAGTCTTATCAACGTCCTGTTGACAAGGTACCTTTTGCTGGAAGGGGTGGAGCAGCTATTCCTAAGGAGGATGTTGTCTGTTTCAAATGCAATCAGAAAGGGCACTATGCAAATGAGTGCGGAAAGGAGATTGTGTGCTGGAAGTGCCAGAAGCCAGGACATGTAGAGAGAAACTGTCCTAATGCTGCTAAGGCCGAGCCAGTGCTGAATATTGCTAGAGGAAGGCGACCTTCTGCTCCAGGGCGTGTGTTCGCAGTATCTGGGGAACATGCTGCACCTTATCCATGGTACGTGTACTATCGCTGGAAACTCCTTAATGGTcttatttga
- the LOC130737690 gene encoding PKS-NRPS hybrid synthetase cheA-like, with protein MTESFLFHESQLIEVGLNNAQPEEVPPPAFVPPCISIDVSHLFTTDQIFPTRDDLINWVHGIAIENGYVVLITKSDSGGNGSRKAYVMLGCEKHGKYVPYRDPDLVEGTRTQKTECPFRLKGRPMKNGIDRDWRLKVMEGTHNHEPARSLLGHNFVGRLNSEEKEQVEKMSKSWVPPRKMLLTLKENNPLNLTTISHIYGACKRLRKSLRGSLTEMQHLLKKLDGDKYVHFERHDPGSEVIRDVFWAHPNAIKLFNTFPYVVIMDCTYKTNKYKIPLLEIVGLTSTDKTYSIAFCYIVNEGTDDYVWALECMKSLLADQAMLPKVIVTDRDLALLSAAKQSLPNTSHLLCLWHINKCVLAKCKLYVGKDDFAELVMGKWGEVVDAATVEEFEVQWMQLFNMCKDKYNNFTSYCSTTWLVHKEKFAKAWTNHVMHFGTTTSNRAEGAHASLKKMLRDCKGDLATSWDASHSLTCNRHTEILASFERSIHRIDHIFMCPFYTNIRGFVSNKCLQLLDAEHIRMKSYGRCDCLLRETQGLPCGCELAGYERIPYEAIHPFWKRLSWEHVPEPVADTISNHICGMNHGDMQPEVEALTHYFSSLDTGGQSMVRRKLQAIYCPESSSLCTPEVQIRSKRTFKANERKPPKVKEIGSLTRDPSGFEHVDREIKEAKKASQPPKKKKRVKKSDTSYFMGHFPSFFHPYIHTVQNVEDDGNCGYRVIAALLGLPSGEEGWSCVREALIDELERHRGLYDEMWSRHVVNALHSRLTLPPGHPATEDKWMQLPEMGYLVATRFQVVFISISSQGCWSYLPLRGEGPPPVHRVIAVGHVINHFVQLHLTPGHSMPPIALQWERYVDPISVSWCVPYVTRLHRFTSEFEAWLVTFGVPLSHQSYVDITTD; from the exons atgacagaatcatttttatttcatgaatcccaattgattgaagttggattgaacaatgctcaacctgaagaggtgccaccaccagcatttgtacccccgtgtataagtatagatgtctcgcatttatttacaactgatcag attttccctacccgtgatgatcttatcaattgggttcatggaattgcgattgaaaatggatatgttgtgttgatcacaaagtcagatagcggtgggaatggaagcagaaaagcttatgtcatgttggggtgcgagaagcatggtaagtatgttccctacagagaccctgaccttgttgaaggaacgagaacacaaaagacagaatgtccttttagactaaaaggacgacctatgaaaaatggcatagatagagattggcggctaaaggtgatggaaggtacacacaaccatgaaccagctaggtcactacttggccacaattttgttggtcgtctaaattccgaagagaaggagcaagtggaaaaaatgtcaaagagttgggttccaccgagaaagatgctgttgactttgaaggaaaacaatcctttaaacttgactaccatatctcatatttatggtgcttgcaagaggttaagaaaatccctccgcgggtcattgacagaaatgcaacacttgttgaagaagttggacggtgacaagtacgtccactttgaaagacatgatcctggatcggaagtcattagggatgtattttgggctcatccaaatgctatcaaactgttcaacacatttccatatgtagtgattatggattgcacatacaagacaaacaaatataaaattccattgcttgagattgttggactgacttccacagataagacatactccatagccttttgctacattgttaatgagggcacagatgactacgtttgggcactggagtgtatgaagtctctattagctgatcaagccatgttgcctaaggtgattgttactgacagggatcttgccttattgagtgctgctaagcaaagccttcccaacaccagccatttattatgcttgtggcacatcaacaagtgtgttttggcaaagtgcaaactctatgttggtaaagatgattttgctgaattggttatggggaagtggggagaggtggtggatgctgcaacagttgaagaatttgaagttcaatggatgcaattgtttaatatgtgcaaggacaaatacaacaactttacctcctattgttctactacatggttggtccacaaggaaaaatttgccaaggcatggacaaatcatgtgatgcactttggaacaacaacaagtaacag ggctgagggtgcacatgccagtttgaagaagatgttgcgggattgcaagggtgacctagccacttcttgggatgcgtcgcatagtttgacatgtaatcgacatactgaaatattagcatcgtttgagcgtagtattcacagaattgatcacattttcatgtgcccattttacacaaatattagaggatttgtgtcaaacaaatgcctgcAGCTCCTTGATGCtgaacatataagaatgaagtcctacggccgatgcgattgcttgttgagagagactcaaGGACTGCCTTgcggttgtgaacttgcag gttatgaaagaattccatatgaggcaattcatccattctggaagagactgagttgggagcatgtacctgaacctgttgcagatactatcagcaaccatatttgcggcatgaaccatggagatatgcaaccagaagttgaggcattgacacattatttcagttctttggatactggagggcagagtatggtaaggaggaagcttcaagctatctattgtcctgaaagcagttcacTTTGTACTCCTGAGGTTCAGATAAGGTCCAAGCGCACTTTTAAGGCGAACGAAAGAAAACCACCCAAGGTTAAAgaaataggatccttgactcgtgatccttcaggTTTTGAGCATGTTGATAGGGAGATCAAAGAGGCAAAGAAGGCTTCgcaaccaccaaagaagaagaagcgtgtgaagaagtctgatacaagctatttcatgggtcattttccatcctttttccacccatatatacacacagttcagaatgttgaggacgatggtaactgtggctatagagtCATTGCTGCATTACTGGGACTACCATCAGGTGAGGAAGGTTGGTCATGTGTTAGGGAAGCGTTGATAGACGAACTTGAACGACACAGAGGAttgtatgatgaaatgtggtccagacatgtggttaatgccttacattctcgactcactcttcctcctggtcatccggctaccgaggataaatggatgcaactgccagagatgggataccttgtagcaaccaggttccaagtGGTTTTCATATCCATCTCTTCTCAGGGTTGTTGGTCATACCTTCCACTAAGAGGAGAAGGTCCACCTCCTGTACATCGTGTTATAGCTGTTGgtcatgtgataaatcactttgtacag ctccatctaactcctggacattctatgccgccaattgctctccagtggGAACGGTATGTTGATCCTATATCAGTAAGCTGGTGCGTCCCATATGTTACACGTTTACACAGGTTCACATCAGAATTCGAAGCTTggcttgttacttttggtgttcctcttagtcaccaaagctatgtagacatcaccACAGACTGA